Proteins from one Haliaeetus albicilla chromosome 4, bHalAlb1.1, whole genome shotgun sequence genomic window:
- the FASTKD1 gene encoding FAST kinase domain-containing protein 1, mitochondrial isoform X2 yields MEDEAVVDTLYSILRLNVEDHSSLAEVLVTEAWKRLERLSLPALSKFALCLYKRHRHFSPVIGQVAHIVDMKLDSIQDIRILSVLMISISDVISQRFRDRLLHKAGQLLEEKDEVHFNYAKRILQFLQNVKLRYHPLLEKCNKIFLKSASHLDIHSISLILGLYEQLGFDNAEFRLVAKQLLSENIDVYYDPETFAKLFFILGPMAGSKVRERLLVTAVCIAEEFSSYQVLVILKTMQKMKCRNSHLLKKMASVLHKHLDSYHVIQLVKLTQYLVVLRCHDLELFAKLKRLLLGFLKSSVIPADTAAIIRVLAMLPSFQVEEVIINKAAAVLPQCKLHHLDCIATALVKWNHYDQLHWQNSSELCVKLLQKLNDCGFQRLQKANNLNLLLEELTHVNGEWFEEVLSGETVAMCQRLIDQITWANVLQLSFFLIKTNHRCPSLLDRIASVTVENIDKIHPFEIYFILFLFSALNYDPPANEEFFESCIQRLTSNLSCFGTHRLVLLGHVLAVAGYFPPVLMTRIFNVSFLSKLDAQLEVLPDILKQRVRLCLMKLNRAVCLECPEFHIPWFHEHYCQRVFCNSSSQINPLRQHVHRMLTEILGGSHYARMSVLTPYCYEIDFECVLDENKKPLSYVAQNTPLDDVEGIRLTHDIKDKGRKALPPGAQRIALEFLDSKAFSKDSHHLKGESALKKRHLEMLGYRVVQIPHFEWNSMVLSTKGEQLEYLRRHLYGIQ; encoded by the exons ATGGAAGATGAGGCCGTAGTGGACACCCTGTATAGTATTCTGAG GCTCAATGTTGAAGACCACAGTTCTCTAGCAGAAGTGCTTGTTACAGAGGCATGGAAAAGATTAGAAAG GCTTAGTTTGCCAGCTCTGTCTAAATTCGCACTGTGTTTATACAAGCGACACAGACATTTCAGTCCTGTAATTGGCCAGGTAGCTCATATTGTGGACATGAAACTGGATTCTATACAAGATATAAG gaTCTTGTCAGTTTTGATGATCAGCATTTCTGATGTTATCTCACAGCGTTTTCGAGATCGATTACTACACAAGGCTGGACAGCTCTTGGAAGAAAAGGATGAAGTCCACTTCAACTATGCCAAAAGAATACTACAGTTTCTTCAAAATGTTAAACTGAGATATCATCCATTGCTAGAAAAATGCAACAAGATTTTCCTTAAAAGTGCCTCCCATCTTGATATACACAGTATAAGTCTTATTCTTGGGCTGTACgagcagctgggttttgacAATGCTGAATTCCGCCTGGTTGCTAAACAATTACTCTCTGAAAATATAGATGTTTATTATGATCCTGAAAcctttgcaaaattattttttatcctTGGGCCTATGGCAGGATCCAAGGTAAGAGAAAG gTTGCTAGTAACTGCAGTGTGCATAGCGGAAGAATTTAGCAGTTACCAAGTATTGGTAATACTGAAAACgatgcagaaaatgaaatgcagaaattctCATCTActcaaaaa AATGGCTTCTGTTCTGCACAAACACTTGGATAGCTATCATGTAATACAGTTGGTAAAGTTAACGCAGTACTTGGTGGTGTTGCGTTGCCACGATCTGGAGCTGTTTGCCAAACTAAAAAGGTTATTATTAGG TTTTCTAAAATCTAGTGTCATACCTGCTGATACTGCTGCAATAATTCGTGTTCTGGCCATGCTTCCTTCCTTTCAAGTGGAGGAAGTCATTataaacaaagcagcagcagttctgcCTCAATGCAAGCTCCATCATTTGGATTGCATTGCTACTGCTCTTGTCAAATGGAATCATTATGATCAGTTGCACTGGCAAAACAGTTCTGAGCTATGTGTAAAGCTTCTGCAAAAACTAAATGACTGTGGATTTCAGAGGCTTCAGAAAGCCAACAACTTAAATCTTCTGTTGGAAGAACTTACACATGTGAATGGAGAGTGGTTTGAAGAAGTCCTCAGTGGGGAAACTGTGGCCATGTGTCAACGCTTGATAGACCAAATAACATGGGCAAATGTATTacagttgtctttttttctcataaaaacAAACCACCGTTGTCCTTCATTACTTGACAGAATAGCTTCTGTGACTGTTGAAAATATAGACAAG atccACCCCTTTGAAATCtattttattctcttccttttctctgctcttAATTATGACCCTCCTGCCAATGAAGAGTTCTTTGAGAGTTGTATCCAACGTCTTACTTCTAACTTGA GTTGTTTTGGAACTCACCGCTTGGTGCTGCTTGGTCATGTTTTGGCAGTGGCTGGGtattttccaccagttctgaTGACGAGGatatttaatgtttctttcctAAGCAAATTGGATGCTCAACTCGAAG TCCTGCCTGATATCCTAAAACAGAGGGTCCGCTTGTGCCTCATGAAATTGAACAGAGCAGTCTGTCTGGAATGCCCAGAGTTTCACATCCCTTGGTTTCATGAGCACTACTGCCAACGTGTCTTTTGTAACA GCAGTAGCCAAATAAATCCACTGCGACAGCATGTTCACAGAATGCTGACAGAGATCTTAGGAGGGAGCCATTATGCAAGAATGTCTGTTCTCACACCATACTGCTATGAAATAG ATTTTGAGTGCGTTctggatgaaaataaaaagcctctTTCCTATGTGGCTCAGAATACACCTTTGGATGATGTGGAGGGAATACGCTTGACACATGATATCAAGGATAAAGGGAGAAAGGCTCTGCCACCAGGAGCTCAGAG AATTGCTTTGGAATTTCTTGATTCAAAAGCTTTTAGCAAAGATTCACATCACCTGAAAGGAGAATCTGCATTGAAAAAACGACACCTGGAAATGCTGGGGTACCGGGTAGTTCAG
- the FASTKD1 gene encoding FAST kinase domain-containing protein 1, mitochondrial isoform X1, producing the protein MLCLRQACLFTLRHYQARTLSSDLLLSQINRCTHEDEVFNLVGRNKARLSEKHVGIALNMLWQLQKKRPLLLRTSDYIRNHSQFLTLCILAENKVEHMEDEAVVDTLYSILRLNVEDHSSLAEVLVTEAWKRLERLSLPALSKFALCLYKRHRHFSPVIGQVAHIVDMKLDSIQDIRILSVLMISISDVISQRFRDRLLHKAGQLLEEKDEVHFNYAKRILQFLQNVKLRYHPLLEKCNKIFLKSASHLDIHSISLILGLYEQLGFDNAEFRLVAKQLLSENIDVYYDPETFAKLFFILGPMAGSKVRERLLVTAVCIAEEFSSYQVLVILKTMQKMKCRNSHLLKKMASVLHKHLDSYHVIQLVKLTQYLVVLRCHDLELFAKLKRLLLGFLKSSVIPADTAAIIRVLAMLPSFQVEEVIINKAAAVLPQCKLHHLDCIATALVKWNHYDQLHWQNSSELCVKLLQKLNDCGFQRLQKANNLNLLLEELTHVNGEWFEEVLSGETVAMCQRLIDQITWANVLQLSFFLIKTNHRCPSLLDRIASVTVENIDKIHPFEIYFILFLFSALNYDPPANEEFFESCIQRLTSNLSCFGTHRLVLLGHVLAVAGYFPPVLMTRIFNVSFLSKLDAQLEVLPDILKQRVRLCLMKLNRAVCLECPEFHIPWFHEHYCQRVFCNSSSQINPLRQHVHRMLTEILGGSHYARMSVLTPYCYEIDFECVLDENKKPLSYVAQNTPLDDVEGIRLTHDIKDKGRKALPPGAQRIALEFLDSKAFSKDSHHLKGESALKKRHLEMLGYRVVQIPHFEWNSMVLSTKGEQLEYLRRHLYGIQ; encoded by the exons ATGCTTTGTTTGAGGCAGGCTTGCTTGTTTACGCTGAGACATTACCAAGCTCGGACTCTGAGTAGTGATCTGCTTTTGAGCCAGATAAATCGCTGCACCCATGAAGATGAAGTGTTCAACCTTGTTGGAAGGAACAAGGCCaggctttctgaaaaacatgtGGGAATTGCATTGAACATGCTGTGGCAATTGCAAAAGAAGAGGCCACTTCTCTTAAGGACTAGTGACTATATAAGAAATCATTCCCAGTTTCTTACCCTTTGCATTTTAGCAGAAAACAAGGTGGAACACATGGAAGATGAGGCCGTAGTGGACACCCTGTATAGTATTCTGAG GCTCAATGTTGAAGACCACAGTTCTCTAGCAGAAGTGCTTGTTACAGAGGCATGGAAAAGATTAGAAAG GCTTAGTTTGCCAGCTCTGTCTAAATTCGCACTGTGTTTATACAAGCGACACAGACATTTCAGTCCTGTAATTGGCCAGGTAGCTCATATTGTGGACATGAAACTGGATTCTATACAAGATATAAG gaTCTTGTCAGTTTTGATGATCAGCATTTCTGATGTTATCTCACAGCGTTTTCGAGATCGATTACTACACAAGGCTGGACAGCTCTTGGAAGAAAAGGATGAAGTCCACTTCAACTATGCCAAAAGAATACTACAGTTTCTTCAAAATGTTAAACTGAGATATCATCCATTGCTAGAAAAATGCAACAAGATTTTCCTTAAAAGTGCCTCCCATCTTGATATACACAGTATAAGTCTTATTCTTGGGCTGTACgagcagctgggttttgacAATGCTGAATTCCGCCTGGTTGCTAAACAATTACTCTCTGAAAATATAGATGTTTATTATGATCCTGAAAcctttgcaaaattattttttatcctTGGGCCTATGGCAGGATCCAAGGTAAGAGAAAG gTTGCTAGTAACTGCAGTGTGCATAGCGGAAGAATTTAGCAGTTACCAAGTATTGGTAATACTGAAAACgatgcagaaaatgaaatgcagaaattctCATCTActcaaaaa AATGGCTTCTGTTCTGCACAAACACTTGGATAGCTATCATGTAATACAGTTGGTAAAGTTAACGCAGTACTTGGTGGTGTTGCGTTGCCACGATCTGGAGCTGTTTGCCAAACTAAAAAGGTTATTATTAGG TTTTCTAAAATCTAGTGTCATACCTGCTGATACTGCTGCAATAATTCGTGTTCTGGCCATGCTTCCTTCCTTTCAAGTGGAGGAAGTCATTataaacaaagcagcagcagttctgcCTCAATGCAAGCTCCATCATTTGGATTGCATTGCTACTGCTCTTGTCAAATGGAATCATTATGATCAGTTGCACTGGCAAAACAGTTCTGAGCTATGTGTAAAGCTTCTGCAAAAACTAAATGACTGTGGATTTCAGAGGCTTCAGAAAGCCAACAACTTAAATCTTCTGTTGGAAGAACTTACACATGTGAATGGAGAGTGGTTTGAAGAAGTCCTCAGTGGGGAAACTGTGGCCATGTGTCAACGCTTGATAGACCAAATAACATGGGCAAATGTATTacagttgtctttttttctcataaaaacAAACCACCGTTGTCCTTCATTACTTGACAGAATAGCTTCTGTGACTGTTGAAAATATAGACAAG atccACCCCTTTGAAATCtattttattctcttccttttctctgctcttAATTATGACCCTCCTGCCAATGAAGAGTTCTTTGAGAGTTGTATCCAACGTCTTACTTCTAACTTGA GTTGTTTTGGAACTCACCGCTTGGTGCTGCTTGGTCATGTTTTGGCAGTGGCTGGGtattttccaccagttctgaTGACGAGGatatttaatgtttctttcctAAGCAAATTGGATGCTCAACTCGAAG TCCTGCCTGATATCCTAAAACAGAGGGTCCGCTTGTGCCTCATGAAATTGAACAGAGCAGTCTGTCTGGAATGCCCAGAGTTTCACATCCCTTGGTTTCATGAGCACTACTGCCAACGTGTCTTTTGTAACA GCAGTAGCCAAATAAATCCACTGCGACAGCATGTTCACAGAATGCTGACAGAGATCTTAGGAGGGAGCCATTATGCAAGAATGTCTGTTCTCACACCATACTGCTATGAAATAG ATTTTGAGTGCGTTctggatgaaaataaaaagcctctTTCCTATGTGGCTCAGAATACACCTTTGGATGATGTGGAGGGAATACGCTTGACACATGATATCAAGGATAAAGGGAGAAAGGCTCTGCCACCAGGAGCTCAGAG AATTGCTTTGGAATTTCTTGATTCAAAAGCTTTTAGCAAAGATTCACATCACCTGAAAGGAGAATCTGCATTGAAAAAACGACACCTGGAAATGCTGGGGTACCGGGTAGTTCAG
- the FASTKD1 gene encoding FAST kinase domain-containing protein 1, mitochondrial isoform X3, producing the protein MESGMECTLTKLCGAVDVLEGRDAIQRVLDRLERLSLPALSKFALCLYKRHRHFSPVIGQVAHIVDMKLDSIQDIRILSVLMISISDVISQRFRDRLLHKAGQLLEEKDEVHFNYAKRILQFLQNVKLRYHPLLEKCNKIFLKSASHLDIHSISLILGLYEQLGFDNAEFRLVAKQLLSENIDVYYDPETFAKLFFILGPMAGSKVRERLLVTAVCIAEEFSSYQVLVILKTMQKMKCRNSHLLKKMASVLHKHLDSYHVIQLVKLTQYLVVLRCHDLELFAKLKRLLLGFLKSSVIPADTAAIIRVLAMLPSFQVEEVIINKAAAVLPQCKLHHLDCIATALVKWNHYDQLHWQNSSELCVKLLQKLNDCGFQRLQKANNLNLLLEELTHVNGEWFEEVLSGETVAMCQRLIDQITWANVLQLSFFLIKTNHRCPSLLDRIASVTVENIDKIHPFEIYFILFLFSALNYDPPANEEFFESCIQRLTSNLSCFGTHRLVLLGHVLAVAGYFPPVLMTRIFNVSFLSKLDAQLEVLPDILKQRVRLCLMKLNRAVCLECPEFHIPWFHEHYCQRVFCNSSSQINPLRQHVHRMLTEILGGSHYARMSVLTPYCYEIDFECVLDENKKPLSYVAQNTPLDDVEGIRLTHDIKDKGRKALPPGAQRIALEFLDSKAFSKDSHHLKGESALKKRHLEMLGYRVVQIPHFEWNSMVLSTKGEQLEYLRRHLYGIQ; encoded by the exons ATGGAGAGTGGGATGGAGTGCACCCTCACCAAGCTCTGTGGTGCGGTCGAcgtgctggagggaagggatgccatccagagggtccttgacaggcttgagag GCTTAGTTTGCCAGCTCTGTCTAAATTCGCACTGTGTTTATACAAGCGACACAGACATTTCAGTCCTGTAATTGGCCAGGTAGCTCATATTGTGGACATGAAACTGGATTCTATACAAGATATAAG gaTCTTGTCAGTTTTGATGATCAGCATTTCTGATGTTATCTCACAGCGTTTTCGAGATCGATTACTACACAAGGCTGGACAGCTCTTGGAAGAAAAGGATGAAGTCCACTTCAACTATGCCAAAAGAATACTACAGTTTCTTCAAAATGTTAAACTGAGATATCATCCATTGCTAGAAAAATGCAACAAGATTTTCCTTAAAAGTGCCTCCCATCTTGATATACACAGTATAAGTCTTATTCTTGGGCTGTACgagcagctgggttttgacAATGCTGAATTCCGCCTGGTTGCTAAACAATTACTCTCTGAAAATATAGATGTTTATTATGATCCTGAAAcctttgcaaaattattttttatcctTGGGCCTATGGCAGGATCCAAGGTAAGAGAAAG gTTGCTAGTAACTGCAGTGTGCATAGCGGAAGAATTTAGCAGTTACCAAGTATTGGTAATACTGAAAACgatgcagaaaatgaaatgcagaaattctCATCTActcaaaaa AATGGCTTCTGTTCTGCACAAACACTTGGATAGCTATCATGTAATACAGTTGGTAAAGTTAACGCAGTACTTGGTGGTGTTGCGTTGCCACGATCTGGAGCTGTTTGCCAAACTAAAAAGGTTATTATTAGG TTTTCTAAAATCTAGTGTCATACCTGCTGATACTGCTGCAATAATTCGTGTTCTGGCCATGCTTCCTTCCTTTCAAGTGGAGGAAGTCATTataaacaaagcagcagcagttctgcCTCAATGCAAGCTCCATCATTTGGATTGCATTGCTACTGCTCTTGTCAAATGGAATCATTATGATCAGTTGCACTGGCAAAACAGTTCTGAGCTATGTGTAAAGCTTCTGCAAAAACTAAATGACTGTGGATTTCAGAGGCTTCAGAAAGCCAACAACTTAAATCTTCTGTTGGAAGAACTTACACATGTGAATGGAGAGTGGTTTGAAGAAGTCCTCAGTGGGGAAACTGTGGCCATGTGTCAACGCTTGATAGACCAAATAACATGGGCAAATGTATTacagttgtctttttttctcataaaaacAAACCACCGTTGTCCTTCATTACTTGACAGAATAGCTTCTGTGACTGTTGAAAATATAGACAAG atccACCCCTTTGAAATCtattttattctcttccttttctctgctcttAATTATGACCCTCCTGCCAATGAAGAGTTCTTTGAGAGTTGTATCCAACGTCTTACTTCTAACTTGA GTTGTTTTGGAACTCACCGCTTGGTGCTGCTTGGTCATGTTTTGGCAGTGGCTGGGtattttccaccagttctgaTGACGAGGatatttaatgtttctttcctAAGCAAATTGGATGCTCAACTCGAAG TCCTGCCTGATATCCTAAAACAGAGGGTCCGCTTGTGCCTCATGAAATTGAACAGAGCAGTCTGTCTGGAATGCCCAGAGTTTCACATCCCTTGGTTTCATGAGCACTACTGCCAACGTGTCTTTTGTAACA GCAGTAGCCAAATAAATCCACTGCGACAGCATGTTCACAGAATGCTGACAGAGATCTTAGGAGGGAGCCATTATGCAAGAATGTCTGTTCTCACACCATACTGCTATGAAATAG ATTTTGAGTGCGTTctggatgaaaataaaaagcctctTTCCTATGTGGCTCAGAATACACCTTTGGATGATGTGGAGGGAATACGCTTGACACATGATATCAAGGATAAAGGGAGAAAGGCTCTGCCACCAGGAGCTCAGAG AATTGCTTTGGAATTTCTTGATTCAAAAGCTTTTAGCAAAGATTCACATCACCTGAAAGGAGAATCTGCATTGAAAAAACGACACCTGGAAATGCTGGGGTACCGGGTAGTTCAG